The Tolypothrix sp. PCC 7712 region ACTGTGTTTGTACTGCTCGGTTTATTGACTAGCTGGATAGTCAGTTGTAGTACAGGAAATGTAGGCACGCAAACAAAACAGGCCTCTGGGGGAGCAACAACGATTGAGTTTTGGACAATGCAACTCCAACCTCAATTTAATGGTTACTTTCAGAACCTGATTGCATCTTTTGAATCACAAAACAAAGGTATAAAGATTAACTGGGTCGATATACCTTGGGCAGCAATGGAGAACAAAATCTTAACAGCTGTCTCAGCAAAAACGCCACCTGATGTTGTCAACCTCAATCCGGATTTCGCATCTCAACTTGCAGGACGAAATGCCTGGTTAGATTTAGATACAAAAGTCTCAAATGAAGTAATTTCCTCCTATCTGCCAAATATTTGGAAAGCTAGCACACTCAATGGTAAAAGTTTTGGTATTCCCTGGTACCTCACTACCCGGCTAACTATTTATAACACTGATTTATTAAAACAGGCAGGTATCAACAAAACACCGAATACTTACGCAGAATTAGGGCAAGCGGCACAACAAATTAAAGATAAAACAGGGAAATATGCCTTTTTTGTAACTTTTGTTCCGCAAGATTCCGGAGAAGTTTTGGAATCATTTGTGCAAATGGGAGTCACCTTAGTAGATTCCGAAGGTAAAGCAGCTTTTAACTCACCGCAAGGCAAAGCAGCTTTTCAGTATTGGGTAGATTTATATAAAAAAGGGCTACTTCCCAAAGAGGTTTTAACTCAAGGACATCGCCATGCAATAGATTTATACCAAGCTGGTGAAACAGCATTTTTAGCTTCAGGCCCTGAATTTCTGAAAACGATCGCCAATAATGCCCCCAAAATTGCTCAAGCCTCTGCGATCGCACCTCAAATTACAGGTGATACTGGTAAAAAGAATGTTGCTGTTATGAACTTAGTTATCCCCAAAGATAGCAAGTACGCAGATGCTGCTGTGAAATTTGCTCTGTTTGTCACTAACGATCAAAACCAATTAGCTTTTGCTAAAGCTGCTAATGTTTTGCCATCTACCGTAAAATCACTGGCTGATAGCTATTTTAAAAATGTTCCTGCTAGTGCGACAACAGTAGACAAAGCCAGAGTAATTAGCGCTCAACAACTACAACAGGCAGAAATATTAACGCCGACTATGAAAGATTTCAATAAATTGCAAAAGGCAATTTATGAGAACTTGCAAGCAGCAATGTTAGACCAAAAAACAGTAGAAAAAGCTGTAGAAGATGCAGCACAACAGTGGAACAATCGCACATAGAAATGTGCATTAAAAGGTAAATAGTTGGTGTTTAAGGGATAGTAAAATCCACCAACCAATACCAATGTCAAACATTTTCAAAACATATTAATGATTTTTAGGGGCACAGAAATTTGCCCCTATTTTCTTTATTTGTTGTATTTTTTAGGATTAATTAGTGCAACATTGAAAAATTTCAAATAGCTTAATTATGCTTTTATTAAATCACTATTACTATTTACACTCAGCATTTTGATTAGCGTAAGGGCATGGCACCAGTAAGATAATTTGATATGCCAAAAGATTGTGGATGCTGTGCCCCTACCTATTCATCTGTCGTGTTCTTGTTTCACAATGGTAAACTATCAGATTTCTGCCTCTTATTTCTTTCAAAGAGCGCTCTCATTTCAGGCTGACATTAATTGCTGAAGGCGTTTTGGTTCATCTCCCAGCCAATCGGGATTTTTGGCAGTACCGTCGAAAATGGATGAAGTCTTGAAAGGTTCAAACTCGCCGCGAGATCCAGCATCTGCGGTTTTGGCTAACAATGTTTGCACCTGCTCCTCTGTCATCGGTTTAAATGTGTCTACGGCTTTGAATGCTTGCTCGAGAATCTCCATACTGTCGATTCCCGTAATTACCACCGAAGTAGGTAGATTCAGCGCATAGTGGAGACATTCAATTGGCGTTACCGTCTTGGACTTGAGCAGAATCCCATTTGCCATACTTTTCATTCCCAAAATACCGATATTTCGTTTGACTAGTTCTGGTACAACCAGCTTGGCGAAACTCCGATAGTGTGCGTCCATCACATTTAACGGCATCTGAGCTGTAGCAAATTTAAAGCCGTAATTGTCTGCAACCTGGAGCATATGCAGATGAATTTCGGGGTCTTTGTGCCCCGTAAAGCCAATGTAGCGTAGCTTTCCAGCTGCTTTTGCTGCAACTAGCGCCGCATTTGCGCCCTCTTCATCAAAAACCCGATGCGGATCATCAAATCGCAGGATTTCGTGATGTTGTACTAGGTCAATGCAATCGACTTTTAGGCGTTTTAAGGATTCATCGAGCTGTTTAGTAGCTTCTTTTTTAGAGCGTCCATCAATTTTGGTCATCAGGAAGACTTTGTCTCGATAGCCATCACGGAGTGCTTTCCCCATGCGAATTTCACTTTCACCTCCGTTATAGTCCCAACTGTTATCCATGAAGGTGATGCCTCGATCAATCGCTGTGCGAACAAGCCGTATTGCCAACTGCTCATCTACGTGTTTCAAGCTGAGATGCCATCCGCCCAATCCAATTGCAGAAACTCTCTCTCCAGTATTACCAAGTTCTCGATATAGCATCTTTGTTCCCTCTATTTTTGTTTTTACAAATATTTCTGAAAATGACTGAATAGGTCGATAATTTGTAGGGCTTCATTTTTGGTGTGTTCATTAACATATCGCTGCTCAGTCATAAAAATCCTAGTTTTTGATTGTATTTGATATAGTTCCTGGAACTCGTGCCCATTCAAAATAAATAAAGCCAGATTAAAACAGCCCTTGCAGTTTTAGCTTTGTGCTTCATACTTACTTATAATTGGGAAATTATTGTTTATTTTCAGACGATTTCAGCCAATGATTAGCCTTCACCATATTAAAAAATCAATTATAGAAGTGCTTCCCTCTATTGAAGGATGACACCTATGCATTGAGAGCTATTAGTCAAATATTTACTCTACGAAATAAGAGTTTATTCACCCATAAGATAGGTGATTTTTTTGTCTATGTCATCGCTTGATTTTTGGCTGATAATCAACGATTTGTTGTGACTTGCAAATAATTCACTGCTTGCCAAATAGATTATATAAATATAATTAGTGGAACTAATCAATAAAAATTGCGATCAATTGTCATACAATACTGGGAGAAAAGTAACACAACATGAGATTATTTAGGCTGAATTATTTTAAGCGGTTAGCGAAAGTATTTATACTAAGTATTGCTATTTTACTTGTACTCTGGTTGAGTTCACCACTTCTCCCTATATTCGCAAAACCAGAGACTCAACTTTTCGAGCAAGTTTGGCAAACAGTAAACGATAATTTTTACGATCCTCAGTTTAATGGAGTAGATTGGCCAGCCATCAAAAAACAATATCAACCTCAGCTAATTAAAGCTGAATCAAGCAAAGATGTTGCTTTTTTGATTAATCAAATGCTTGCTCAACTTAAATCTTCTCATACAAGGTTTTATACTCAAGATGAGCCTGCTTACTATCAGCTTTTAGGAATTTTTTTGGCTCACAGTCCAGAGTTAAAAAAGCAATTAAAACAGTTTTTGCCAACAGGTAAAGTAGAATACACTGATATTGGTTTATTTACCAAAGATATTAATGGCAAAATATTTATTAGTTCTATTTTGGATGATAGCCCTGCTGTGAAAGCAGGCTTAAAGGTAGGTGACCAAATTTTAAGTGTTGATGGTCATTCATATCAGCCAATCAAGTCTTTTGCTGGTAAAGCAGGTCAAGCTGTCAAAATGTTGATACAGCGATCGCCTGAAGCCAGCAGTCAGCAAGAAATTGCTGTTGTACCCAAAATTTATGATGCTAGCACGATGTTTTTGCAAGCGCAGACAGCCAGTGTGGAACTAATTGAAGTTGCAGGGAAGAAGGTTGGTTATATTCATATATGGTCAAATGCAGCTGACCCTTACCAACAACAACTCCAAGATGAACTAATTTATGGTCGCTTAAAAAATGCCGATGCTTTAGTTTTAGATTTGCGAGATGGCTGGGGTGGAGGTGATATTAGTTATCTCAACATCTTTAGCGCTAAACACAATCTCAGCCTCACCAGTATTCCGCGTTCTGGACGTAGTTATACTTATAACTATCAATGGAAGAAACCTGTAGTGATGTTAGTAAATGAGAACAGTCGTAGTAGTAAAGAAATTATTGCGTTTGGGTTTCAACAAAATAAGATGGGGTTAGTTCTTGGGACTCAAACGGCAAAAGCTGTACTTGGCGGTCGTCCTTATTTAATGCGCGATGGTAGCCTACTTTATGTTGCAGTTACGAATGTATTGGTTAATGGTAATCAAAGGCTGGAAGGTAAAGGTGTAGTACCAGATATTAATATTTCATTTCCTCTAGAATATGCCCAAGGAGTAGACCCGCAAAAACAAAAAGCTATAGAAACTGTGTTAGATCAAGTGCGGTGAATTACTGATGATATGGTTGGGAATGGGGAATGGGGAATGGGGAATGGGGAATGGGGAATGGGGAATGGGGAATGGGGAATGGGTAAACTGTATTTTTATTTCCCATTACTGACATTCACAGATATGATAAGTGTTCAACCGGAGATGATATTACAAGCAAGATTTCCCGTAATAGATACAGCAGATTTGATGTTTATGAGGTACAGCAACTAATTGAAAAAAGTAATGAGTAATAAGTAGTGAGTAATAAGTAAATTTCCTACTCATTACTCATTACTCATGATTGGGACTATTCCACCTCAAGATTCTTCAAAAAGGCGATCGCCTCGATGTAATCTTTCTGCAATTTGGTAAGTTTGACCTTGAGAGCGCATAGTGGGCGAATGGGCGGCTAAATACCGAGATGCAGCAACTAATATATGAATCCCCGTCGGAGTTTTACCAAACAGCGAGTATTGGCGAAAAGCAGCTTCTATTTCTTGAATGACATGAAAATCACGATTTTCACGCAACATCATTTTCCCTAGGATAGCCATCAGTTTTTCAGGAGAACCGCCGCTATATAAATAATTAGCTACTAATTTACCTGTTTGATTGACTTGCTGCTGACGGTTTAATAAATCTGGTAGCTGTTGGAGTAATTCTTCAGGATTTTCTGTGGTGTCTTTTGGTTCTGGTAGCCTTGCTGGTGGTACATTCAAAAAGCGATTTAAATACACACTCATCGCAGCATCAAAAACTCCTTTAAGGAGTTCAATTGTTGGTACTCTTCGCAATGCTTGATGTACAGCATTAGCAAAGGTAAATGGATGATGGGCGGAATTCCAATCGCCAAAATCATTATTGGTGTGGAAACGAGCTACTCGTAATGCTGCTGCATAAGTGACGATGCTGGCTAATTGTTCTGCGCTACAACCTACTTGCAGTGCATCTAATAGCGAATCAGCGATTGCTTGTGGGTCTTCACCCAATAAAATTGGTAATAATTCCTCTTGGTTTGTCCAAGTTCCTTGCCGAGATTTACCTACACTTAATGCTGTAGGTAATTGCTCAAAAGCCGATTCCAAGATGGCGATTAAATCTACAGGGTAGCGCCAAGAATTAGATTCTTCCATCCTATCGGCATTAGCTAAACCAGGGACTAAGCTAGCCAAAGTTGAGTCGGCTGCTTGCCAACCCACGGCATCAAGTGCTTCTAAGGCTTTGTTGATAAAATCAAGGGTATGCCCAACGTCAAGATAACGATGATCGCAAGCTGCACAGAACAGCATATCTGCTATTTGTTGTGAATTAGCTCCCGAAGCGAGCGCAGATACTAAACATCTCTGCGCTGCTTCCGTATCTCTTACCTGAATAAATTGGCGGAACCAGCTTTTGAGAGTTGCAACATCAACTGTCGAGTTAGGTAATGGATGAACAACAAACTCTGGTGGCGAACCTGCGCTATCATTCGCTACTGCTGACAATCCATGAAATAAAGCCCGGGGTTTATCTTCTGCATCTAGATATGGTAGGAGATTCATCATACAAGTATGGATAGTCAACCCTGTACTCCAACCTGCTTTGTTATAGCGAGTACCAAATTCTAGCCCCATGAGAAAAGGTTCAGCCGGATTGACTCCCAGATCTAAAAGTGCGATCGCACTTTTAGCAATCACTAAAGAAATGTTTTGCTCTAAACCAT contains the following coding sequences:
- a CDS encoding aldo/keto reductase, encoding MLYRELGNTGERVSAIGLGGWHLSLKHVDEQLAIRLVRTAIDRGITFMDNSWDYNGGESEIRMGKALRDGYRDKVFLMTKIDGRSKKEATKQLDESLKRLKVDCIDLVQHHEILRFDDPHRVFDEEGANAALVAAKAAGKLRYIGFTGHKDPEIHLHMLQVADNYGFKFATAQMPLNVMDAHYRSFAKLVVPELVKRNIGILGMKSMANGILLKSKTVTPIECLHYALNLPTSVVITGIDSMEILEQAFKAVDTFKPMTEEQVQTLLAKTADAGSRGEFEPFKTSSIFDGTAKNPDWLGDEPKRLQQLMSA
- a CDS encoding Rieske (2Fe-2S) protein; its protein translation is MTEIFADTTTTDDYILVAQLKDVQAAGSLLVHQQKQTLALFYANDQVYAIDNRCPHMGFPLKGSNCKDGIVTCPWHYARFDLASGGTFDSWADDVPCFPVEIRDGEVWVNLAPPANLHTHHRQRLQDGLEQNISLVIAKSAIALLDLGVNPAEPFLMGLEFGTRYNKAGWSTGLTIHTCMMNLLPYLDAEDKPRALFHGLSAVANDSAGSPPEFVVHPLPNSTVDVATLKSWFRQFIQVRDTEAAQRCLVSALASGANSQQIADMLFCAACDHRYLDVGHTLDFINKALEALDAVGWQAADSTLASLVPGLANADRMEESNSWRYPVDLIAILESAFEQLPTALSVGKSRQGTWTNQEELLPILLGEDPQAIADSLLDALQVGCSAEQLASIVTYAAALRVARFHTNNDFGDWNSAHHPFTFANAVHQALRRVPTIELLKGVFDAAMSVYLNRFLNVPPARLPEPKDTTENPEELLQQLPDLLNRQQQVNQTGKLVANYLYSGGSPEKLMAILGKMMLRENRDFHVIQEIEAAFRQYSLFGKTPTGIHILVAASRYLAAHSPTMRSQGQTYQIAERLHRGDRLFEES
- a CDS encoding ABC transporter substrate-binding protein; this translates as MFKTSKFRRLTVFVLLGLLTSWIVSCSTGNVGTQTKQASGGATTIEFWTMQLQPQFNGYFQNLIASFESQNKGIKINWVDIPWAAMENKILTAVSAKTPPDVVNLNPDFASQLAGRNAWLDLDTKVSNEVISSYLPNIWKASTLNGKSFGIPWYLTTRLTIYNTDLLKQAGINKTPNTYAELGQAAQQIKDKTGKYAFFVTFVPQDSGEVLESFVQMGVTLVDSEGKAAFNSPQGKAAFQYWVDLYKKGLLPKEVLTQGHRHAIDLYQAGETAFLASGPEFLKTIANNAPKIAQASAIAPQITGDTGKKNVAVMNLVIPKDSKYADAAVKFALFVTNDQNQLAFAKAANVLPSTVKSLADSYFKNVPASATTVDKARVISAQQLQQAEILTPTMKDFNKLQKAIYENLQAAMLDQKTVEKAVEDAAQQWNNRT
- a CDS encoding S41 family peptidase, which encodes MRLFRLNYFKRLAKVFILSIAILLVLWLSSPLLPIFAKPETQLFEQVWQTVNDNFYDPQFNGVDWPAIKKQYQPQLIKAESSKDVAFLINQMLAQLKSSHTRFYTQDEPAYYQLLGIFLAHSPELKKQLKQFLPTGKVEYTDIGLFTKDINGKIFISSILDDSPAVKAGLKVGDQILSVDGHSYQPIKSFAGKAGQAVKMLIQRSPEASSQQEIAVVPKIYDASTMFLQAQTASVELIEVAGKKVGYIHIWSNAADPYQQQLQDELIYGRLKNADALVLDLRDGWGGGDISYLNIFSAKHNLSLTSIPRSGRSYTYNYQWKKPVVMLVNENSRSSKEIIAFGFQQNKMGLVLGTQTAKAVLGGRPYLMRDGSLLYVAVTNVLVNGNQRLEGKGVVPDINISFPLEYAQGVDPQKQKAIETVLDQVR